One stretch of Caldilineales bacterium DNA includes these proteins:
- the ccrA gene encoding crotonyl-CoA carboxylase/reductase has protein sequence MTQAATSELKDLYPVGEQPPVGHVPSHMYAWLIRPQRFGEPNQAFQIEVVDTPSIADDEVLVYVMAAGVNYNNVWAGLGVPINVIEARQKAGEKEDFHIGGSDASGIVYKVGKKVKNVKVGDEVVIHCGTWDQSAPEVLAGQDPMFSPSFRIWGYETNYGSFAQFSRAQDHQCLPKPKHLSWEGAAAYMLVGATAYRMLYGWGEHALRGDDVVLVWGGAGGLGSMAIQVCAAAGAKAVAVVSDDDKFDYCTSLGAVGCINRKHFEHWGMLPHWKDAVGYAEWLKGVRKFGKAIWDVLGERRSPRLVFEHPGESTIPTSIFVCDTGGMVVICAGTTGYNATVDLRYLWMRQKRLQGSHFANDSQAKGINDLVIAGKVDPCLSRTFTWAELPLAHQLMYENKHPYGNMAILIGAPAEGSGISAAEPVAHVEPAAVPAARRDFYRAPLHELEEPAAVQPGPLDARTVRELMHYGAITVSAATSVDEVARRMANYRIHAIVVVDEAGYAIGLVSQTDIVLARQGRTPEQLITLTAGEVMTKRLITCRPNARVSEAITLMTRNRIHRLVVADERQGKLWPIGILSMTDIINYGLETPPAPAEGGAGGLGMLADIYEPTPPRPSKMAPPAPRLGPGVSPDLSTVNEVMHHGVVSCHPETSLSEVAHRLLSNRISAVVVVDGEGYLVGLVSQTDVVLARQGRSPEQLAALTAADILTANVITATADMPLSQAITLMTRNRIHRLVVTEMRDNRPWPIGVVSMTDIVRQTLGGEEQAEDGGVMSFFGVDPI, from the coding sequence ATGACGCAAGCTGCCACATCTGAACTCAAGGATCTGTATCCCGTTGGCGAGCAGCCGCCGGTGGGACACGTACCGTCGCACATGTACGCCTGGCTGATCCGGCCCCAGCGCTTTGGCGAGCCGAACCAGGCCTTTCAGATCGAGGTGGTGGACACCCCAAGCATCGCCGACGACGAGGTGTTGGTCTATGTGATGGCGGCGGGTGTGAACTACAACAACGTCTGGGCCGGGCTGGGGGTGCCGATCAATGTCATCGAAGCCCGCCAAAAGGCGGGCGAGAAAGAGGACTTCCACATCGGCGGCAGCGACGCCAGCGGCATCGTCTACAAGGTAGGCAAGAAGGTGAAAAACGTGAAGGTGGGCGATGAGGTGGTCATCCACTGCGGAACCTGGGATCAGAGCGCGCCCGAAGTGCTGGCCGGGCAGGACCCGATGTTCAGCCCGTCTTTCCGTATCTGGGGCTACGAGACCAACTACGGCAGCTTCGCCCAGTTCAGTCGCGCTCAGGACCACCAGTGCCTGCCCAAACCCAAACACCTGAGCTGGGAGGGCGCCGCCGCCTACATGTTGGTGGGCGCCACCGCCTACCGGATGTTGTATGGCTGGGGCGAGCACGCCCTGCGCGGCGATGATGTCGTGTTGGTATGGGGCGGGGCCGGGGGGCTGGGGTCGATGGCCATCCAGGTGTGCGCAGCGGCGGGGGCCAAAGCCGTGGCCGTGGTCAGCGACGACGACAAATTCGACTACTGCACCAGCCTGGGCGCGGTCGGTTGCATCAACCGCAAGCACTTCGAACATTGGGGCATGTTGCCACATTGGAAAGACGCCGTCGGCTATGCCGAATGGCTGAAGGGCGTGCGCAAGTTCGGCAAGGCCATCTGGGATGTGCTGGGCGAGCGCCGCAGCCCGCGCCTTGTCTTCGAGCACCCCGGCGAGAGCACCATCCCCACCTCCATCTTCGTCTGCGACACCGGCGGCATGGTCGTCATCTGCGCCGGGACCACCGGCTACAACGCCACTGTCGATCTGCGCTATCTGTGGATGCGCCAGAAACGGCTGCAAGGCTCGCATTTTGCCAATGACAGCCAGGCCAAGGGCATCAACGATCTGGTCATCGCCGGCAAAGTCGATCCCTGCCTCTCCCGCACCTTCACCTGGGCCGAACTGCCGCTGGCCCACCAGCTGATGTACGAAAACAAGCATCCCTACGGCAACATGGCCATCCTCATCGGCGCCCCGGCCGAAGGCTCAGGCATCAGCGCCGCCGAGCCGGTGGCCCATGTCGAGCCGGCGGCCGTGCCGGCGGCCCGCCGCGACTTCTACCGGGCGCCGCTGCACGAACTGGAGGAGCCGGCCGCCGTACAGCCCGGCCCTCTCGACGCCAGAACCGTGCGCGAGTTGATGCACTACGGCGCCATCACCGTCAGCGCCGCCACCTCGGTGGACGAAGTGGCGCGGCGGATGGCCAACTACCGCATCCACGCCATCGTGGTGGTGGACGAAGCCGGCTATGCCATTGGCCTGGTCTCGCAAACCGACATCGTCCTCGCCCGGCAGGGGCGCACACCCGAACAACTGATCACCCTGACCGCCGGCGAGGTGATGACCAAACGGTTGATCACCTGCCGGCCCAATGCCAGGGTGTCCGAGGCCATCACCCTGATGACCCGCAACCGCATCCACCGCCTGGTGGTGGCCGATGAGCGCCAGGGCAAGCTGTGGCCGATCGGCATCCTCAGCATGACCGACATCATCAACTACGGTTTGGAGACCCCGCCGGCCCCGGCAGAAGGCGGAGCGGGCGGTCTGGGGATGCTGGCCGATATCTACGAGCCAACCCCGCCGCGGCCCTCCAAGATGGCGCCGCCCGCGCCCCGGCTGGGGCCAGGCGTCTCGCCCGACCTGAGCACGGTGAACGAGGTGATGCATCACGGCGTCGTCTCCTGCCATCCCGAGACCTCGCTCAGCGAGGTGGCCCATCGCCTGCTGAGCAACCGCATCAGCGCTGTCGTCGTCGTCGATGGCGAGGGCTATCTGGTGGGTCTCGTCAGCCAGACCGATGTGGTGCTGGCCCGGCAGGGAAGGTCGCCCGAGCAGCTGGCCGCCCTCACCGCCGCCGACATCCTCACCGCCAATGTCATCACCGCCACCGCCGATATGCCGCTAAGCCAGGCCATCACCTTGATGACCCGCAACCGCATCCACCGCCTGGTGGTGACCGAGATGCGCGACAACCGGCCCTGGCCCATCGGCGTCGTCAGCAT
- a CDS encoding aconitase X catalytic domain-containing protein → MLSLTPEEQSLLAGAAGPGVQRAMAIVVALGRIYGAADLTPVQHVQISGVSYKNLGDAGVEFLNEWADAGAKVRVSTTLNPAGMELERWEAMGISPDFARPQLTAVGAFVRMGVNPTMSCTPYLLPDFAPRRGDHLAWAESSAVAWANSVVGAYTNREGGPSALAAAIVGRTARYGFHLDENRTATHIVEVACPVRDVADFGALSYLVGRAVGDGTPFFPDLGAWLPPLPQDLTLGGEAGDRLKTLGAGIAAYGAVALFHVAGYTPEARDLGERLIRPDAKRWVIDTLAPAYQVMDANPETTAIDLVTIGCPHASLSELQRIAERLQGERLRTRLWVTTARLTRERAAQAGWVQIIEAAGGEVVADTCAVVAPVRSLGIRSMATNAGKMACYAPMHSKVTMRYGDLDRCLEAALTGQWRDPGPLT, encoded by the coding sequence ATGCTCTCTCTCACCCCTGAAGAACAATCCCTCCTCGCTGGCGCAGCCGGGCCGGGCGTGCAACGGGCGATGGCGATCGTCGTCGCCCTGGGCCGCATCTACGGCGCCGCCGACCTGACCCCCGTGCAGCATGTCCAGATTTCGGGCGTCAGCTACAAAAACCTGGGCGATGCCGGGGTCGAATTCCTGAACGAATGGGCCGATGCCGGCGCCAAGGTGCGCGTCTCCACCACCCTCAACCCGGCCGGGATGGAGTTGGAGCGGTGGGAGGCCATGGGCATCAGCCCTGACTTCGCCCGGCCGCAACTCACGGCCGTCGGCGCCTTCGTGCGCATGGGCGTCAACCCCACCATGTCCTGCACGCCCTACCTGCTGCCCGATTTCGCCCCGCGGCGGGGCGACCATCTGGCCTGGGCCGAATCGAGCGCCGTCGCCTGGGCCAACTCGGTGGTGGGGGCCTACACCAACCGCGAGGGTGGCCCCAGCGCCCTGGCCGCCGCCATCGTCGGCCGCACCGCCCGCTACGGCTTCCATCTCGACGAAAACCGCACCGCCACCCATATCGTCGAGGTGGCCTGCCCCGTGCGTGATGTGGCCGATTTCGGCGCCCTCAGCTATCTCGTCGGGCGGGCGGTGGGGGATGGGACGCCGTTCTTCCCCGACCTGGGCGCCTGGCTCCCGCCCCTGCCCCAGGACCTCACTCTGGGCGGCGAGGCAGGCGACCGGCTGAAGACGCTTGGCGCCGGCATTGCCGCCTACGGCGCCGTCGCCCTCTTCCATGTCGCCGGCTACACACCCGAAGCCCGCGACCTGGGCGAGCGCCTGATCCGGCCCGACGCCAAGAGATGGGTCATCGACACCCTGGCTCCGGCCTATCAGGTCATGGACGCCAACCCCGAGACCACAGCCATCGACCTGGTGACCATCGGCTGCCCGCACGCCTCGCTCAGCGAACTCCAGCGCATCGCCGAACGATTGCAGGGCGAGAGACTGCGCACCCGGCTGTGGGTGACGACCGCCCGCCTCACCCGCGAGCGGGCGGCGCAGGCCGGTTGGGTGCAGATCATCGAGGCCGCTGGCGGCGAGGTGGTGGCCGATACCTGCGCTGTGGTGGCGCCGGTGCGGAGCCTGGGCATCCGCAGCATGGCTACCAACGCCGGCAAGATGGCCTGCTATGCGCCCATGCACAGCAAGGTGACGATGCGCTACGGCGACCTCGACCGCTGTCTGGAGGCGGCCCTAACCGGGCAGTGGCGCGACCCCGGCCCGCTGACCTGA